The DNA sequence GCTGCCCAGTAACTTGCACATTAGGCTGCTGCTGAAGATAATGAAAATGCATAGGGTTTCCGTACAGGCTCAGAGGGTCAACACTAATCATCTGATCAGCGCAGGTAGTGTCCCCGACCTCCGGAATCTGCTGCATTATGGGCTGCTGTTGCTGCTGTGCCTGTGCTCGGCAGATGGCGAGTTGGTGGAGGACGATGTCGAGCTCGGCCTTGTTGTACTCGATGAGGCGCTGGAGTTCCTGGATGATCCGGTAGCAGCCGCCGACGGGGTCGGAGGCGCGGACGTCGGACTGGAAAATGATGGTGCGCATGGCCTCCTCCTTATCGTGGTGGTCGAGGTGTTTGATGATCTTGGTGATGTTGCTGACGCCGAAGAGCTTGTGGGCGTTGAGGAACTGGCGCTGCCGGTCGTGAGGGAAATAAGGGGCGAGTATGCAGTCGGGGGCGCACTTCCGGCGCTGGTACTTGCAGGCGGCGCAGGCCTGGGTGTTGCCGTTGCCTTTGGtcgaagaggaggaggaggaggagttgggTGTTGTTGGGGATGATGTTCTAGTGACGAGGCTGCCACTAGTGATGCTCATCGTTTTGTTTTGGTGATTGTGGATTGGGGGAAGGTGAGATATCGGCTGCGTTTCCGGCGGGGGTGGGGGAGTGAGAGGAgagtcggtttttttttttttttttttttgggttgatgATGAGGCTTTTTTTTCTGAGGGGAGGgtgtttttgcttttttggaGGTTCCCGGATTTTCGAGAGGGAGGTGAAAGGGGGAAGGGGAAGGAGAGGTGGGGAGAGATGGAAGGGGAGGAGGGACACGTACGTAACTGAATCGGTTATGGGGTTGTGGTATTTTTAGGTTGTGGAGGAGGGTGGTTAGGGTTGTGGTATTTTTAGCTTTTAGGGTTTGTAGGGTTGAAAGTTTAACAATAGGGAGGTTAGTTTGTGCATTATTGATAACCATACACATAGAAAGACAGCAGATTAGAGCAGCTCCAACGGTAGGAATTATTTTgtagttaaatatagctaaaattgtgaaatatagttattgatttaactagTCATCTCCAACCGTGATAACTATTTTCATAGCTAAAAGTAGCTAAAACTGGAATATAAAAACTGGTTAAATATTGAGTTGTGCTCCAACAAAATacataattaaattccaagttatctctcctctctagctaaatatagctaggtcttttagctaaagttaaaaatttaacttttgtttagctagtctgctggagatcaaacttaacaaaaaattagttaaatttcaatttttttaaaaataaaaataagtatTCTGTTGGAGATATGCCACTTTTATCTTTTTCAGGATTCTTGATTACAGAAACAAAATGGGCGGCTGGAAATGGACCCTagcgagagagaaagagggaaatGGATAAACAATAGGAAATGGGCTCGGTTTAAACTTTAAAGAGATATCGAAAGAAAACAAGAATTTAAACTAGTTATCAAACGGATATAGTGTAGGAACTGAATTTAAACTAGTTATCAAATTGATAGCGAGGGAAGTCAGCGGAGTGGATTAAAACAGGCTATGAGCAATAGATAAGAGTTCACGAGCTTTAGGGTTCAGTACAAGAACCCCACGAAATTGGCCTGCTAGCTGCAGTACAAACGACTGCTCTAGTACcatataatcatatatatatatatatatatatatatatatatatatatatatatatatgcccttCGAAACATCAGTTGCTCCATAAATATTTGCAGTTTTACATAATTCTAACTTGGACAATTCCTTAGTAaatgcaattttcttttctccaaaaaaaaaaaaaaaaaaaaaattaggataaTTCCGATGGTTCTCTCACACATACCTTGTTAACGATGAAGGGGTTCAACAAAATTTGAAGAGCTTGGTGTTGCCACTGTGCGGGGTTATCCAACACAGTATGAGCATAGGTTGACTAGTTTAGGATATCAAATTCACCCTCATATATGGGGATCCAATCAATCAATTTcgtcaaaagaaagaaaggaaatacCTCCCTAGACTGGGGATCATGGCCACTGATAGCGGTGCAGGCGGTGAAGAAAACCTAGATCACTTTTCAATTCCATGAGTCATGAGAACCGACTCATATAGCATGATGGCAACCAGATTCATTGTCTAGGATCAAGTCAGCAACAAGGAttcggaagaagaaaaaccattTAACAAATGCAGAAGGGATTCGGGTGCATGATGCACACAGCTTCTGGTGTAAAGTACATTCAGGTGCATTCCAGACGCCTTCACTAAATTGAAAAAGTAGTCCCACTGTGTTATCAACTCCAGTAAATATATCATTGATGACATGAATGAATCCTAAATCTAGGCATCAGAAGTCAAGCCTCAATCACATCCCCTGTTCTGAAATGCATGCTAAAGCATTTTGTCTTAAGGATTAGGACAAATGCTTCCTCATATTTCATATTACAAGATAGGCTTCAGATGTGTTCTGCCGTCGCTTCGTATGTTTTGTTAGGCTAGTTAATTCCATTCATTCACTGAAACAGACGTGGAGAAAACTCCCTAGATTTAAAAAGTGACCAGAGTGCACCCCAAAGTCAAGGGCTCGGATTCATTACACATAGCATTGAAAGCCCATCACATTCCATTAAAATGTTAAGAAGATAATAACAGCAGAGGAAATTACAACAATTTCCTAGCTAAAACCAGATGGATACAGAGTCGATCAGTACCAATGCACAACCATAACTTCAGAAAGACTTTTTGTCGCAATCAACTAGTATTTGGTACAACGGAACTTTTCCAGCTTGTCTTCAGAATTTCAGTTGTGCAACTGCAAAAAGACTACAGGACCTGATTTCAAGATGCAAAAGTGATAGTAAGGAAGTGTTTCAACTTACCATAAATATCATTCAGGCTACAGATATCATTTTGATTTCTTAGACCAGTTTCTACAGTTTCTAGTCGAATACATGAGCACTGAGCAAACACTTGCAAAAGCCAGAGCACAGTTGCATGAGCAATAGGAATCTAATTTCAACTTTGGTCAGTTTAGAAGTGTTAAAATGAGCCACTTAAGCATAAGATACATTATTCTGATTAGTGAGTCAAGTCTGATGTTAAGTGTATAATGGTGACTAAAATGagcaacaagaagaaacttTAGCCATGAAATGCAAGAACGTAGTCAAATTAAGCACCCACCCCTAAATTTAGTTTGCAAGTGTTATTAAGAGCATGAATACTAGATACATAACACTGAGACCTTGTTTAATCTTATCATCATCCCGCATTAAACATCATGTAGTCAAGTGCCAACAAGACAAAAAATTATGAGCTCTACTGTTAATAACAAGGAAAGGCTAGACTTGAGAGAAGGGTGACATTACAATTTGCTACGGCTCAGACTTGAGGAGGTCAACAACAGAGTTTTTGTACTTGTTATTCAGGTCCCTGCACAAACattgaattcaaaatacaaaagaaaaatgaacaCCATCTCATTTAGTTCATATTCTTGATGCAAGCTACATAGTTATAGCATATACCTCCGCTGATTTAACAATTGCTCACTCTCTTCAAGCTTCTTCTTCTGTCCCTCAACCGTCTACAATCACAAGCGACAGAAATCACCACCACAACACTATCAATCTAACGAAATGTAGACTAGTAACACTCAAAAGACCCAACAATCAAAACTACCATAGCCTTGGTGGTGATGGATCCGGATATGGAGTTCAACAGCTGCTGGCACTTGTCGAAATGGTTGTTCAAATCAGCGACCTATCAAAACCCACCACGCATTTCAAATTCACCCCCAAAATTATCCACAAAGTTAAATTCAGAACGACAAAACGAAAAAAATTCAATCATACCAATGCATCCGATTGCTGATCCCTCGTCCCGTTCTCAATCGAATCCGATAACTTCTCCACCAACTGCAATTCACCGCAAATCAAAAACACCCACATTCAGCAACCACAATTCATAATCACAAGTAATCAagattaggtttttttttttttttttgggattctGGTGCATACGTGGAAGAGATGGAAGTGGGAGGCGAGAGACTGatgctgttgttgttgttgctgttgctgttgctgttgctgttgttgctgctgctgctgttgttgttgttggagaagaagacgctgttgttgttgttgttgctggaATTGCTGTTGGTGTTGTTGGAGGTAGAGATGGTCCTGACTGGACGGCGTAGAAGGGTTACTGTGGGTCGGCACGCTGGGGATCATATTCCAGCTCccacttcctcctcctcctcctccgcccgAGTACTGATGCTCCATTCctctctgctttttttttttttttgtctttgaaACAATGAAGATGAACCTGCGCGGTGGGTGTCCAATTTGAAGCAGCAGCCGAACGGAAACGACACGTCGTATTGTTTGAGTAACTGGGCATATAAAAGGTTGTGCCTTTTTTAACCCAGACAGATAACTAACTATTGCCGTCTATAATCCTAGACTTCAGTCCTAATCCTTGAGAAGGTTTCAACTTTGCTAAGGACTGGAGCGGCTTGTTTTTCTGGTTTGAGGTTCGCTTTCCAACTCTGAGATTATGAAGGAATGTGTTGCATGTATGTGGTATTGGTTTTTGGGATTTTTGTGATTGAGTATGGCTTTTTGGTGATTGGATTGTATGATAGGAGTGAAAATATGATTTGGGTTGATTGCTTTATGCAAAGAGCTCACTAAGTAATTGGAAGATGACccattttgtgtttgtttttttatcAATGTTTGCATCCTGATTCCCAACTTAGTTTCAGATTCCATTTGGTTAATGCATGCCTGAGTTGTTTGAATGTGTGACTGTAATATGGTTAGGCTATGGAGGTTGATACCGATCGCAGTGAACATCAGTATGAAGAAGAATATGTATTGCTTGATCTTGGTTCAGTTTCCTCCCAGCTTCAGATACCAGCAAACGCACCGTATGTTCTTTCTGTAAGTTTCTTTCGGTTTGAGTTCCTCTTTTTCATTTTCGATACCTTGTTTTTTAAGCGCTCAAACTGGCTGTAATGTCATTTTATTATTGAATTGTCTTGATTTTCAGGGTTTAGACACAACGCATCCGGTACTGATTATAAATGACAAATTGAAGTTGGTGAGTTTATAGCCTACAAAATCCTTTATTGACTGTTAATTTGAGGGGCTATAGTCTATGCTGGGATGAATACATATCGTCATATTCACCTGGGCCAGATCATATCATCCCCATCTACCCAAATTGTAAATTTCTTTGATCACCTTCTCCGGCAATGTACTCTACCTGAACACTGTAAACAAGTTCACACTCAAATTGTTACGATGGGCGGGTGTCAATCAGCATTCCTCTCTGCCCGactcgtgaatgtttatggtcGTCTTGGGCGTGTTGTTGATGCCCAGAAAGTTTTTGACACCACCCCGTTTCAAGGTACATCCAACATGCTCTTGTGGAATGCAGTTCTTAGAGCGAATGTGTCTCGTGGATTTTATGAAAAAGCACTTAAAATATATGATAAAATGCGAAGACTTGGAGTTTGGGCTGATGGGTTTACTCTTCCCCTGGTTATTAGGGCCTGTGCATTTATGGGTAGATTTAGGCTATGCAAGAATGTGCATAGTCATGTTTTacaaatgggttttcaaaatcATCTCCATGTTGTCAATGAGTTGATGGGAATGTATGGGAAACTTGGTAACATGGACTATGCCCGCCAACTGTTTGATAAAATGAGCGTGAGAAGCTATGTTTCTTGGAATACTCTGGTTTCTAGCTATGCCTTTAACTATGATTGTGATGGTGCATCTGAGATTTTTAATAGGATGGAGTTAGATGGGTTGGAGCCAAACCCTGTGACTTGGACATCATTATTGTCAAGTCATGCTCGTTGTGGCCGCAGTGAGAAGACCATGGAGTTGTTTGGTATGATGAGGGTTAGAGGAATTGAGACAACTGCTGAAGCGCTTGCTGTGGTGTTATCTGTA is a window from the Rosa chinensis cultivar Old Blush chromosome 2, RchiOBHm-V2, whole genome shotgun sequence genome containing:
- the LOC112190773 gene encoding LOB domain-containing protein 22 isoform X2; this translates as MSITSGSLVTRTSSPTTPNSSSSSSSTKGNGNTQACAACKYQRRKCAPDCILAPYFPHDRQRQFLNAHKLFGVSNITKIIKHLDHHDKEEAMRTIIFQSDVRASDPVGGCYRIIQELQRLIEYNKAELDIVLHQLAICRAQAQQQQQPIMQQIPEVGDTTCADQMISVDPLSLYGNPMHFHYLQQQPNVQVTGQQDQGAPYLFVQNTNGNNGHQQQHMVPEDMNMWAMQDSMSSLHIKHGMNAGDCEDIKPFVDIACDDDQRNHEIKFQPDAIGDQSAVMKHC
- the LOC112190773 gene encoding LOB domain-containing protein 22 isoform X1; amino-acid sequence: MSITSGSLVTRTSSPTTPNSSSSSSSTKGNGNTQACAACKYQRRKCAPDCILAPYFPHDRQRQFLNAHKLFGVSNITKIIKHLDHHDKEEAMRTIIFQSDVRASDPVGGCYRIIQELQRLIEYNKAELDIVLHQLAICRAQAQQQQQPIMQQIPEVGDTTCADQMISVDPLSLYGNPMHFHYLQQQPNVQVTGQQDQGAPYLFVQNTNGNNGHQQQHMVPEDMNMWAMQDSMSSLHIKHGMNAGDCEDIKPFVDIACDDDQRNHEIKFQPDAIGDQSDEALLKIEDGNLKEDQQSESAAQQVHHHYQDHGDLKGEATLFMTLTNCSS
- the LOC112190220 gene encoding mediator of RNA polymerase II transcription subunit 9, producing the protein MEHQYSGGGGGGGSGSWNMIPSVPTHSNPSTPSSQDHLYLQQHQQQFQQQQQQQRLLLQQQQQQQQQQQQQQQQQQQQQQHQSLASHFHLFHLVEKLSDSIENGTRDQQSDALVADLNNHFDKCQQLLNSISGSITTKAMTVEGQKKKLEESEQLLNQRRDLNNKYKNSVVDLLKSEP